One window of the Corvus moneduloides isolate bCorMon1 unplaced genomic scaffold, bCorMon1.pri scaffold_102_arrow_ctg1, whole genome shotgun sequence genome contains the following:
- the ARHGEF10L gene encoding rho guanine nucleotide exchange factor 10-like protein isoform X9, with amino-acid sequence MWSRRPRSRPDPAQPRSPSSSSAASASGDSEDEDTGFLEVTVSDAKHPPPELGPMPDGLSPQQVVRRHILGSIVQSERSYVDSLKRILQDYRKPLLEMEPKVLSARKCQLVFFRLKEILQCHSMFQIALASRVAEWDSAEKIGDLFVASFSKSMVLDVYSDYVNNFTTAMALIKKACLTKPAFLDFLKKRQMASADRVTLYGLMVKPIQRFPQFILLLQDMLKNTPRGHADRLALQLALTELETLAEKLNEQKRVADQVAEMQQLSRSIGERSSLSKLLSSGQRQLLLCETLTETVYGDRGQLIKSKERKVFLLNDLLVCANINFKVGKPPGIAPKPSEPLFFPPGRPVPAGGQLEISSLVPLGPKYVLKWSTALPQVQVVEVGQDSGACDKDAAPGPGSRRHAPAGQPAHNKVYLGPPRLFQELQDLQKDLAVVEQITLLVSTLHGTYQNLNMTVAQDWCLALQRMMKVKEEEIHSANKCRLRLLLPGKPDKSGRPISVMVVFITPSPLSKISWVNRLHLAKIGLREENQPGWLCPDEDKRSKAPFWCPILSCHIPAFSSKALDLQLGAAVHNPVHSSLLGFSAVSTSLPQGFLWVGGGQEGAGGQVEIFSLNRSVPRTVKSFPVPAPVLCMEFIPEPHPEDPAEPGMAPDPAPTPPHPTVCLGLQDGSLLVYGSVDSGTPCLLSCKIPGMLPILCLRHSPEFLFAGLQDGSVAAFPRNSGGLWDADSPPRLLQVGSGPVRALLALEESLWASSDNVVTVLGTAELQSQQRFEAHPEAAVTRMVRAGSGVWMAFAAGSSIRLFHTETLEHLQEINVATRTTLLLPGQKLVRVTSLLLCQGSLWVGTDLGIIVLLPVPRLEGIPKITGKGMVSLNGHAGPVQFLALALSTLAPDALRAEQDEDEEAEEEKSPDPEGLPPREMRKKGILLQYRLRSTSHLPGQLLSVREAPPGAPGHAEEDGSIYELADDPDVWVRSRPCSRDSPRKEISSVAIVSGGRGYRDFRAESARRSGAADSSLLIWQLPLAL; translated from the exons ATGTGGAGCCGGCGGCCGCGCTCCCGGCCCGACCCGGCCCAGCCTCGctcgccctcctcctcctcggctGCTTCGGCCTCGG GGGACTCGGAGGACGAGGACACCGGATTCCTGGAGGTCACCGTGTCGGACGCCAAGCACCCCCCGCCCGAGCTGGGCCCCATGCCCGAcgggctgagcccccagcaG GTGGTGCGCCGGCACATCCTGGGCTCCATCGTGCAGAGCGAGCGGAGCTACGTGGATTCCCTGAAGCGCATCCTGCAG GATTACCGGAAGCCGCTGCTGGAGATGGAGCCCAAGGTGCTGAGCGCCCGCAAGTGCCAGCTGGTGTTCTTCCGGCTGAAGGAGATCCTGCAGTGCCACTCCATGTTCCAGATCGCCCTCGCCTCCCGCGTGGCCGAGTGGGACTCGGCCGAGAAGATCGGGGATCTCTTCGTGGCCTCG TTCTCCAAGTCCATGGTGCTGGACGTCTACAGCGACTACGTCAACAACTTCACCACGGCCATGGCCCTCATCAAGAAGGCCTGTCTGACCAAGCCCGCCTTCCTCGACTTCCTCAAG AAGCGGCAGATGGCCAGCGCCGACCGCGTCACGCTCTACGGGCTGATGGTGAAGCCCATCCAGAGGTTCCCTCAGttcatcctcctcctgcag GACATGCTGAAGAACACCCCGCGCGGCCACGCCGACCGGCTGGCGCTGCAGCTGGCGCTCACCGAGCTGGAGACGCTGGCCGAGAAGCTCAACGAGCAGAAGCGCGTGGCCGACCAAGTGGCCGagatgcagcagctcagccgGAGCATCGGCGAGCgcagcagcctcagcaag ctgctgagctcGGGCCAgcggcagctgctgctgtgcgAGACGCTGACCGAGACGGTGTACGGCGACCGCGGGCAGCTCATCAAGTCCAAGGAGCGCAAGGTGTTCCTGCTCAACGACCTCCTGGTGTGCGCCAACATCAACTTCAA GGTGGGAAAACCTCCCGGGATTGCCCCAAAGCCCTCTGaacccctctttttcccccctggcAGGCCGGTGCCCGCAGG AGGCCAGCTGGAAATCAGCAGCCTGGTGCCCCTGGGCCCCAAGTACGTGCTGAAGTGGAGCACGGCCCTGCCGCAGGTGCAGGTGGTGGAGGTGGGGCAGGACAGCGGCGCCTGCGACAAGGACGCGGCGCCCGGGCCCGGCAGCCGCAGGCACGCGCCCGCCGGCCAGCCCGCCCACA ATAAGGTCTACCTGGGCCCTCCGCGGctcttccaggagctgcaggacctgCAGAAGGACCTGGCGGTGGTGGAGCAGATCACGCTGCTCGTCAGCACCTTGCACGGCACCTACCAG AACCTGAACATGACGGTGGCGCAGGACTGgtgcctggccctgcagaggatGATGAaggtgaaggaggaggagatcCACTCGGCCAACAAGTGCCGcctgcggctgctgctgcccggcAAGCCGGACAA gtCCGGGCGCCCCATCAGCGTCATGGTGGTGTTcatcacccccagccccctgagcAAGATCTCCTGGGTGAACCGGCTGCACCTGGCCAAGATCGGCCTCC GGGAGGAGAACCAGCCGGGCTGGCTCTGTCCCGACGAGGACAAGAGGAGCAAAGCTCCCTTCTGGTGTCCCATCCTGTCCTGCCACATTCCCGCCTTTTCCTCCAAAGCCTTGGATCTGCAG CTCGGAGCCGCCGTCCACAATCCCGTCCATTCCTCGCTCCTGGGATTCTCGGCCGtcagcacctccctgccccagggcttCCTCTGG GTGGGAGGAGGCCAGGAGGGCGCGGGGGGGCAGGTGGAGATCTTCTCCCTGAACCGCTCCGTGCCCCGCACCGTCAAATCCTTCCCGGTGCCCGCCCCGGTGCTGTGCATGGAATTCATCCCGGAGCCGCATCCCGAGGATCCCGCGGAGCCGGGAATGGCCCCGGATCCGGCCCCGACCCCCCCGCACCCCACCGtgtgcctggggctgcaggacGGGAG CCTCCTGGTGTACGGCAGCGTGGACTCGGGAACGCCGTGCCTGCTGAGCTGCAAAATCCCGGGAATGCTGCCCATCCTGTGCCTGCGGCACAGCCCCGAGTTCCTGTTCGCGGGGCTGCAGGACGGCAGCGTGGCCGCCTTTCCCAGGAATAGCG GGGGTTTATGGGATGCCGACTCCCCGCCGCggctgctccaggtgggatcgggGCCGGTGCGGGCGCTGCTGGCGCTGGAGGAGTCGCTCTGGGCCAGCTCCGACAACGTCGTCACCGTGCTGGGAACGGCcgagctgcagagccag CAAAGGTTCGAGGCGCACCCGGAGGCGGCGGTGACGCGCATGGTGCGCGCCGGCAGCGGCGTGTGGATGGCCTTCGCCGCCGGCTCCTCCATCCGCCTCTTCCACACCGAGACCCTGGAGCACCTGCAGGAGATCAACGTGGCCACGCGCACcacgctgctgctgcccg GGCAGAAGCTCGTGCGCGTCACCagcctcctgctgtgccagggctccctCTGGGTGGGGACGGATCTGGGAATCATCGTCCTGCTCCCGGTGCCACGCCTGGAGGGCATCCCGAAAATCACCG GGAAGGGCATGGTGTCCCTGAACGGCCACGCCGGCCCCGTGCAGTTCCTGGCGCTGGCTCTGAGCACTTTGGCCCCCGACGCCCTCCGGGCCGAGcaggacgaggacgaggaggcCGAGGAGGAGAAATCCCCGGATCCGGAGGGGCTCCCGCCCCGGGAAATGcggaaaaaagggattttgttACAATACCGGCTGCGCTCCACGTCCCACCTGCCCGGGCAGCTGCTCTCCGTGCGGGAAGCGCCGCCGGGAGCGCCGGGACACGCCGAGGAGGACGGATCCATCTACGAGCTGGCCGACGATCCCGACGTTTGGGTGCGGAGCCGGCCCTGCTCCCGGGATTCGCCCCGCAAGGAAATCTCCTCCGTGGCCATCGTCTCCGGAGGCCGCGGCTACCGGGATTTCCGGGCGGAATCCGCGCGCCGCTCCGGAGCCGCCGACAGCTCCCTGCTCATCTGGCAGCTCCCGCTGGCGCTGTGA
- the ARHGEF10L gene encoding rho guanine nucleotide exchange factor 10-like protein isoform X3: MASAPPAAGCAPDPPSPPGTEELGQAFDFEDSEEEEEEEDSGADPGADPGADPGADPGADPGAAVVLQAPPRRRRAPGSDGLGPETQEGLPARVSNGEAGGDSHIRNRTWKRESICRGERFSFPEVEPEVIYDDVPCEGLEAEPDGPGPIRGDGAQPEPEPELGWSSSDFESYSDGESGDESRREAEPAKQRAAFQPKLSPDLRKLRQKCARTKRDLLALRVGGKEMHELKHKCDWKMSQLMRAARSGTKDGLEKTRMAVMRKVTFLQRRENPGDGERRRRAAEAERPPRSRRGSRLSPELRRGGDSEDEDTGFLEVTVSDAKHPPPELGPMPDGLSPQQVVRRHILGSIVQSERSYVDSLKRILQDYRKPLLEMEPKVLSARKCQLVFFRLKEILQCHSMFQIALASRVAEWDSAEKIGDLFVASFSKSMVLDVYSDYVNNFTTAMALIKKACLTKPAFLDFLKKRQMASADRVTLYGLMVKPIQRFPQFILLLQDMLKNTPRGHADRLALQLALTELETLAEKLNEQKRVADQVAEMQQLSRSIGERSSLSKLLSSGQRQLLLCETLTETVYGDRGQLIKSKERKVFLLNDLLVCANINFKGQLEISSLVPLGPKYVLKWSTALPQVQVVEVGQDSGACDKDAAPGPGSRRHAPAGQPAHNKVYLGPPRLFQELQDLQKDLAVVEQITLLVSTLHGTYQNLNMTVAQDWCLALQRMMKVKEEEIHSANKCRLRLLLPGKPDKSGRPISVMVVFITPSPLSKISWVNRLHLAKIGLREENQPGWLCPDEDKRSKAPFWCPILSCHIPAFSSKALDLQLGAAVHNPVHSSLLGFSAVSTSLPQGFLWVGGGQEGAGGQVEIFSLNRSVPRTVKSFPVPAPVLCMEFIPEPHPEDPAEPGMAPDPAPTPPHPTVCLGLQDGSLLVYGSVDSGTPCLLSCKIPGMLPILCLRHSPEFLFAGLQDGSVAAFPRNSGGLWDADSPPRLLQVGSGPVRALLALEESLWASSDNVVTVLGTAELQSQQRFEAHPEAAVTRMVRAGSGVWMAFAAGSSIRLFHTETLEHLQEINVATRTTLLLPGQKLVRVTSLLLCQGSLWVGTDLGIIVLLPVPRLEGIPKITGKGMVSLNGHAGPVQFLALALSTLAPDALRAEQDEDEEAEEEKSPDPEGLPPREMRKKGILLQYRLRSTSHLPGQLLSVREAPPGAPGHAEEDGSIYELADDPDVWVRSRPCSRDSPRKEISSVAIVSGGRGYRDFRAESARRSGAADSSLLIWQLPLAL, from the exons ATGGCCTCGGCCCCGCCCGCAGCAG GATGTGCCCCggatccccccagccccccgggCACGGAGGAGCTGGGCCAGGCCTTCGACTTCGAGGacagtgaggaggaggaggaggaggaggattcGGGAGCCGATCCCGGAGCCGATCCCGGAGCTGATCCCGGAGCCGATCCCGGAGCCGATCCCGGTGCTGCCGTGGTTCTCCAGGCGCCCCCGCGCCGGCGACGCGCGCCCGGCTCCG ACGGGCTGGGCCCGGAGACCCAGGAAGG GCTCCCGGCGCGGGTGAGCAATGGAGAGGCCGGAGGAGATTCCCACATCCGGAACCGCACCTGGAAGAGGGAGAGCATCTGCCGAG GGGAGCGTTTCTCCTTCCCGGAGGTGGAGCCCGAGGTCATCTACGACGACGTTCCCTGCGAGGGGCTGGAGGCGGAGCCGGACG GGCCGGGGCCGATCCGCGGGGACGGAGCgcagccggagccggagccggagctgggctggagctccAGCGACTTCGAGAGCTACAGCGACGGAGAGTCCGGAGACGAATCCCGGCGGGAAGCGGAGCCGGCCAAGCAGCGCGCGGCCTTCCAGCCCAAG CTCTCTCCGGACCTCCGTAAGCTCCGGCAGAAATGCGCCAGGACTAAGCGGGACCTCCTGGCGCTCAGAGTTGGGGGGAAGGAGATGCACGAGCTGAAGCACAAATGCGACTGGAAG atgTCGCAGCTGATGcgggcggcgcggagcggcACCAAGGACGGGCTGGAGAAGACGCGGATGGCGGTGATGAGGAAGGTGACGTTCCTGCAGCGCCGGGAAAACCCAG GGGACGGGGAGCGCAGGAGGAGGGCGGCCGAGGCGGAGAggccgccgcgctcccgccgcggcTCCCGGCTTTCCCCGGAGCTCCGGAGGGGAG GGGACTCGGAGGACGAGGACACCGGATTCCTGGAGGTCACCGTGTCGGACGCCAAGCACCCCCCGCCCGAGCTGGGCCCCATGCCCGAcgggctgagcccccagcaG GTGGTGCGCCGGCACATCCTGGGCTCCATCGTGCAGAGCGAGCGGAGCTACGTGGATTCCCTGAAGCGCATCCTGCAG GATTACCGGAAGCCGCTGCTGGAGATGGAGCCCAAGGTGCTGAGCGCCCGCAAGTGCCAGCTGGTGTTCTTCCGGCTGAAGGAGATCCTGCAGTGCCACTCCATGTTCCAGATCGCCCTCGCCTCCCGCGTGGCCGAGTGGGACTCGGCCGAGAAGATCGGGGATCTCTTCGTGGCCTCG TTCTCCAAGTCCATGGTGCTGGACGTCTACAGCGACTACGTCAACAACTTCACCACGGCCATGGCCCTCATCAAGAAGGCCTGTCTGACCAAGCCCGCCTTCCTCGACTTCCTCAAG AAGCGGCAGATGGCCAGCGCCGACCGCGTCACGCTCTACGGGCTGATGGTGAAGCCCATCCAGAGGTTCCCTCAGttcatcctcctcctgcag GACATGCTGAAGAACACCCCGCGCGGCCACGCCGACCGGCTGGCGCTGCAGCTGGCGCTCACCGAGCTGGAGACGCTGGCCGAGAAGCTCAACGAGCAGAAGCGCGTGGCCGACCAAGTGGCCGagatgcagcagctcagccgGAGCATCGGCGAGCgcagcagcctcagcaag ctgctgagctcGGGCCAgcggcagctgctgctgtgcgAGACGCTGACCGAGACGGTGTACGGCGACCGCGGGCAGCTCATCAAGTCCAAGGAGCGCAAGGTGTTCCTGCTCAACGACCTCCTGGTGTGCGCCAACATCAACTTCAA AGGCCAGCTGGAAATCAGCAGCCTGGTGCCCCTGGGCCCCAAGTACGTGCTGAAGTGGAGCACGGCCCTGCCGCAGGTGCAGGTGGTGGAGGTGGGGCAGGACAGCGGCGCCTGCGACAAGGACGCGGCGCCCGGGCCCGGCAGCCGCAGGCACGCGCCCGCCGGCCAGCCCGCCCACA ATAAGGTCTACCTGGGCCCTCCGCGGctcttccaggagctgcaggacctgCAGAAGGACCTGGCGGTGGTGGAGCAGATCACGCTGCTCGTCAGCACCTTGCACGGCACCTACCAG AACCTGAACATGACGGTGGCGCAGGACTGgtgcctggccctgcagaggatGATGAaggtgaaggaggaggagatcCACTCGGCCAACAAGTGCCGcctgcggctgctgctgcccggcAAGCCGGACAA gtCCGGGCGCCCCATCAGCGTCATGGTGGTGTTcatcacccccagccccctgagcAAGATCTCCTGGGTGAACCGGCTGCACCTGGCCAAGATCGGCCTCC GGGAGGAGAACCAGCCGGGCTGGCTCTGTCCCGACGAGGACAAGAGGAGCAAAGCTCCCTTCTGGTGTCCCATCCTGTCCTGCCACATTCCCGCCTTTTCCTCCAAAGCCTTGGATCTGCAG CTCGGAGCCGCCGTCCACAATCCCGTCCATTCCTCGCTCCTGGGATTCTCGGCCGtcagcacctccctgccccagggcttCCTCTGG GTGGGAGGAGGCCAGGAGGGCGCGGGGGGGCAGGTGGAGATCTTCTCCCTGAACCGCTCCGTGCCCCGCACCGTCAAATCCTTCCCGGTGCCCGCCCCGGTGCTGTGCATGGAATTCATCCCGGAGCCGCATCCCGAGGATCCCGCGGAGCCGGGAATGGCCCCGGATCCGGCCCCGACCCCCCCGCACCCCACCGtgtgcctggggctgcaggacGGGAG CCTCCTGGTGTACGGCAGCGTGGACTCGGGAACGCCGTGCCTGCTGAGCTGCAAAATCCCGGGAATGCTGCCCATCCTGTGCCTGCGGCACAGCCCCGAGTTCCTGTTCGCGGGGCTGCAGGACGGCAGCGTGGCCGCCTTTCCCAGGAATAGCG GGGGTTTATGGGATGCCGACTCCCCGCCGCggctgctccaggtgggatcgggGCCGGTGCGGGCGCTGCTGGCGCTGGAGGAGTCGCTCTGGGCCAGCTCCGACAACGTCGTCACCGTGCTGGGAACGGCcgagctgcagagccag CAAAGGTTCGAGGCGCACCCGGAGGCGGCGGTGACGCGCATGGTGCGCGCCGGCAGCGGCGTGTGGATGGCCTTCGCCGCCGGCTCCTCCATCCGCCTCTTCCACACCGAGACCCTGGAGCACCTGCAGGAGATCAACGTGGCCACGCGCACcacgctgctgctgcccg GGCAGAAGCTCGTGCGCGTCACCagcctcctgctgtgccagggctccctCTGGGTGGGGACGGATCTGGGAATCATCGTCCTGCTCCCGGTGCCACGCCTGGAGGGCATCCCGAAAATCACCG GGAAGGGCATGGTGTCCCTGAACGGCCACGCCGGCCCCGTGCAGTTCCTGGCGCTGGCTCTGAGCACTTTGGCCCCCGACGCCCTCCGGGCCGAGcaggacgaggacgaggaggcCGAGGAGGAGAAATCCCCGGATCCGGAGGGGCTCCCGCCCCGGGAAATGcggaaaaaagggattttgttACAATACCGGCTGCGCTCCACGTCCCACCTGCCCGGGCAGCTGCTCTCCGTGCGGGAAGCGCCGCCGGGAGCGCCGGGACACGCCGAGGAGGACGGATCCATCTACGAGCTGGCCGACGATCCCGACGTTTGGGTGCGGAGCCGGCCCTGCTCCCGGGATTCGCCCCGCAAGGAAATCTCCTCCGTGGCCATCGTCTCCGGAGGCCGCGGCTACCGGGATTTCCGGGCGGAATCCGCGCGCCGCTCCGGAGCCGCCGACAGCTCCCTGCTCATCTGGCAGCTCCCGCTGGCGCTGTGA
- the ARHGEF10L gene encoding rho guanine nucleotide exchange factor 10-like protein isoform X6, with translation MASAPPAAGCAPDPPSPPGTEELGQAFDFEDSEEEEEEEDSGADPGADPGADPGADPGADPGAAVVLQAPPRRRRAPGSDGLGPETQEGLPARVSNGEAGGDSHIRNRTWKRESICRGERFSFPEVEPEVIYDDVPCEGLEAEPDGPGPIRGDGAQPEPEPELGWSSSDFESYSDGESGDESRREAEPAKQRAAFQPKLSPDLRKLRQKCARTKRDLLALRVGGKEMHELKHKCDWKMSQLMRAARSGTKDGLEKTRMAVMRKVTFLQRRENPGDSEDEDTGFLEVTVSDAKHPPPELGPMPDGLSPQQVVRRHILGSIVQSERSYVDSLKRILQDYRKPLLEMEPKVLSARKCQLVFFRLKEILQCHSMFQIALASRVAEWDSAEKIGDLFVASFSKSMVLDVYSDYVNNFTTAMALIKKACLTKPAFLDFLKKRQMASADRVTLYGLMVKPIQRFPQFILLLQDMLKNTPRGHADRLALQLALTELETLAEKLNEQKRVADQVAEMQQLSRSIGERSSLSKLLSSGQRQLLLCETLTETVYGDRGQLIKSKERKVFLLNDLLVCANINFKGQLEISSLVPLGPKYVLKWSTALPQVQVVEVGQDSGACDKDAAPGPGSRRHAPAGQPAHNKVYLGPPRLFQELQDLQKDLAVVEQITLLVSTLHGTYQNLNMTVAQDWCLALQRMMKVKEEEIHSANKCRLRLLLPGKPDKSGRPISVMVVFITPSPLSKISWVNRLHLAKIGLREENQPGWLCPDEDKRSKAPFWCPILSCHIPAFSSKALDLQLGAAVHNPVHSSLLGFSAVSTSLPQGFLWVGGGQEGAGGQVEIFSLNRSVPRTVKSFPVPAPVLCMEFIPEPHPEDPAEPGMAPDPAPTPPHPTVCLGLQDGSLLVYGSVDSGTPCLLSCKIPGMLPILCLRHSPEFLFAGLQDGSVAAFPRNSGGLWDADSPPRLLQVGSGPVRALLALEESLWASSDNVVTVLGTAELQSQQRFEAHPEAAVTRMVRAGSGVWMAFAAGSSIRLFHTETLEHLQEINVATRTTLLLPGQKLVRVTSLLLCQGSLWVGTDLGIIVLLPVPRLEGIPKITGKGMVSLNGHAGPVQFLALALSTLAPDALRAEQDEDEEAEEEKSPDPEGLPPREMRKKGILLQYRLRSTSHLPGQLLSVREAPPGAPGHAEEDGSIYELADDPDVWVRSRPCSRDSPRKEISSVAIVSGGRGYRDFRAESARRSGAADSSLLIWQLPLAL, from the exons ATGGCCTCGGCCCCGCCCGCAGCAG GATGTGCCCCggatccccccagccccccgggCACGGAGGAGCTGGGCCAGGCCTTCGACTTCGAGGacagtgaggaggaggaggaggaggaggattcGGGAGCCGATCCCGGAGCCGATCCCGGAGCTGATCCCGGAGCCGATCCCGGAGCCGATCCCGGTGCTGCCGTGGTTCTCCAGGCGCCCCCGCGCCGGCGACGCGCGCCCGGCTCCG ACGGGCTGGGCCCGGAGACCCAGGAAGG GCTCCCGGCGCGGGTGAGCAATGGAGAGGCCGGAGGAGATTCCCACATCCGGAACCGCACCTGGAAGAGGGAGAGCATCTGCCGAG GGGAGCGTTTCTCCTTCCCGGAGGTGGAGCCCGAGGTCATCTACGACGACGTTCCCTGCGAGGGGCTGGAGGCGGAGCCGGACG GGCCGGGGCCGATCCGCGGGGACGGAGCgcagccggagccggagccggagctgggctggagctccAGCGACTTCGAGAGCTACAGCGACGGAGAGTCCGGAGACGAATCCCGGCGGGAAGCGGAGCCGGCCAAGCAGCGCGCGGCCTTCCAGCCCAAG CTCTCTCCGGACCTCCGTAAGCTCCGGCAGAAATGCGCCAGGACTAAGCGGGACCTCCTGGCGCTCAGAGTTGGGGGGAAGGAGATGCACGAGCTGAAGCACAAATGCGACTGGAAG atgTCGCAGCTGATGcgggcggcgcggagcggcACCAAGGACGGGCTGGAGAAGACGCGGATGGCGGTGATGAGGAAGGTGACGTTCCTGCAGCGCCGGGAAAACCCAG GGGACTCGGAGGACGAGGACACCGGATTCCTGGAGGTCACCGTGTCGGACGCCAAGCACCCCCCGCCCGAGCTGGGCCCCATGCCCGAcgggctgagcccccagcaG GTGGTGCGCCGGCACATCCTGGGCTCCATCGTGCAGAGCGAGCGGAGCTACGTGGATTCCCTGAAGCGCATCCTGCAG GATTACCGGAAGCCGCTGCTGGAGATGGAGCCCAAGGTGCTGAGCGCCCGCAAGTGCCAGCTGGTGTTCTTCCGGCTGAAGGAGATCCTGCAGTGCCACTCCATGTTCCAGATCGCCCTCGCCTCCCGCGTGGCCGAGTGGGACTCGGCCGAGAAGATCGGGGATCTCTTCGTGGCCTCG TTCTCCAAGTCCATGGTGCTGGACGTCTACAGCGACTACGTCAACAACTTCACCACGGCCATGGCCCTCATCAAGAAGGCCTGTCTGACCAAGCCCGCCTTCCTCGACTTCCTCAAG AAGCGGCAGATGGCCAGCGCCGACCGCGTCACGCTCTACGGGCTGATGGTGAAGCCCATCCAGAGGTTCCCTCAGttcatcctcctcctgcag GACATGCTGAAGAACACCCCGCGCGGCCACGCCGACCGGCTGGCGCTGCAGCTGGCGCTCACCGAGCTGGAGACGCTGGCCGAGAAGCTCAACGAGCAGAAGCGCGTGGCCGACCAAGTGGCCGagatgcagcagctcagccgGAGCATCGGCGAGCgcagcagcctcagcaag ctgctgagctcGGGCCAgcggcagctgctgctgtgcgAGACGCTGACCGAGACGGTGTACGGCGACCGCGGGCAGCTCATCAAGTCCAAGGAGCGCAAGGTGTTCCTGCTCAACGACCTCCTGGTGTGCGCCAACATCAACTTCAA AGGCCAGCTGGAAATCAGCAGCCTGGTGCCCCTGGGCCCCAAGTACGTGCTGAAGTGGAGCACGGCCCTGCCGCAGGTGCAGGTGGTGGAGGTGGGGCAGGACAGCGGCGCCTGCGACAAGGACGCGGCGCCCGGGCCCGGCAGCCGCAGGCACGCGCCCGCCGGCCAGCCCGCCCACA ATAAGGTCTACCTGGGCCCTCCGCGGctcttccaggagctgcaggacctgCAGAAGGACCTGGCGGTGGTGGAGCAGATCACGCTGCTCGTCAGCACCTTGCACGGCACCTACCAG AACCTGAACATGACGGTGGCGCAGGACTGgtgcctggccctgcagaggatGATGAaggtgaaggaggaggagatcCACTCGGCCAACAAGTGCCGcctgcggctgctgctgcccggcAAGCCGGACAA gtCCGGGCGCCCCATCAGCGTCATGGTGGTGTTcatcacccccagccccctgagcAAGATCTCCTGGGTGAACCGGCTGCACCTGGCCAAGATCGGCCTCC GGGAGGAGAACCAGCCGGGCTGGCTCTGTCCCGACGAGGACAAGAGGAGCAAAGCTCCCTTCTGGTGTCCCATCCTGTCCTGCCACATTCCCGCCTTTTCCTCCAAAGCCTTGGATCTGCAG CTCGGAGCCGCCGTCCACAATCCCGTCCATTCCTCGCTCCTGGGATTCTCGGCCGtcagcacctccctgccccagggcttCCTCTGG GTGGGAGGAGGCCAGGAGGGCGCGGGGGGGCAGGTGGAGATCTTCTCCCTGAACCGCTCCGTGCCCCGCACCGTCAAATCCTTCCCGGTGCCCGCCCCGGTGCTGTGCATGGAATTCATCCCGGAGCCGCATCCCGAGGATCCCGCGGAGCCGGGAATGGCCCCGGATCCGGCCCCGACCCCCCCGCACCCCACCGtgtgcctggggctgcaggacGGGAG CCTCCTGGTGTACGGCAGCGTGGACTCGGGAACGCCGTGCCTGCTGAGCTGCAAAATCCCGGGAATGCTGCCCATCCTGTGCCTGCGGCACAGCCCCGAGTTCCTGTTCGCGGGGCTGCAGGACGGCAGCGTGGCCGCCTTTCCCAGGAATAGCG GGGGTTTATGGGATGCCGACTCCCCGCCGCggctgctccaggtgggatcgggGCCGGTGCGGGCGCTGCTGGCGCTGGAGGAGTCGCTCTGGGCCAGCTCCGACAACGTCGTCACCGTGCTGGGAACGGCcgagctgcagagccag CAAAGGTTCGAGGCGCACCCGGAGGCGGCGGTGACGCGCATGGTGCGCGCCGGCAGCGGCGTGTGGATGGCCTTCGCCGCCGGCTCCTCCATCCGCCTCTTCCACACCGAGACCCTGGAGCACCTGCAGGAGATCAACGTGGCCACGCGCACcacgctgctgctgcccg GGCAGAAGCTCGTGCGCGTCACCagcctcctgctgtgccagggctccctCTGGGTGGGGACGGATCTGGGAATCATCGTCCTGCTCCCGGTGCCACGCCTGGAGGGCATCCCGAAAATCACCG GGAAGGGCATGGTGTCCCTGAACGGCCACGCCGGCCCCGTGCAGTTCCTGGCGCTGGCTCTGAGCACTTTGGCCCCCGACGCCCTCCGGGCCGAGcaggacgaggacgaggaggcCGAGGAGGAGAAATCCCCGGATCCGGAGGGGCTCCCGCCCCGGGAAATGcggaaaaaagggattttgttACAATACCGGCTGCGCTCCACGTCCCACCTGCCCGGGCAGCTGCTCTCCGTGCGGGAAGCGCCGCCGGGAGCGCCGGGACACGCCGAGGAGGACGGATCCATCTACGAGCTGGCCGACGATCCCGACGTTTGGGTGCGGAGCCGGCCCTGCTCCCGGGATTCGCCCCGCAAGGAAATCTCCTCCGTGGCCATCGTCTCCGGAGGCCGCGGCTACCGGGATTTCCGGGCGGAATCCGCGCGCCGCTCCGGAGCCGCCGACAGCTCCCTGCTCATCTGGCAGCTCCCGCTGGCGCTGTGA